A section of the Triticum dicoccoides isolate Atlit2015 ecotype Zavitan chromosome 7A, WEW_v2.0, whole genome shotgun sequence genome encodes:
- the LOC119331711 gene encoding glutathione S-transferase-like, translating to MAAMKPVLYSAAISSCSYRVRIALTLKGVEYEYRAVAWNDTEYEKINPIKYVPALQDGDILVSDSLAIILYLEDKYPQHPLLPQDLKRKALNLQIANIVCSSIQPLQCYAVIGLINGKLASDESLQIVHHYIDKGFRAIEKLLEGCDSKFATGDEVQLADVFLAPQIHAGMTRFDIDMSKYPHLERFYKAYMEIPAFQAARPENQPDAPSLPQ from the exons ATGGCAGCGATGAAGCCCGTCCTGTACAGCGCGGCGATCAGCTCCTGCTCCTACCGGGTCCGCATCGCCCTCACCCTCAAAG GCGTGGAATATGAGTACAGGGCGGTGGCATGGAATGATACAG AGTATGAGAAAATCAATCCAATTAAGTATGTGCCAGCACTACAAGATGGGGACATATTGGTTTCAGACTCTCTTGCAATCATATTG TATCTGGAAGACAAATATCCCCAGCACCCTCTTTTACCTCAAGATCTGAAAAGGAAGGCTCTTAATCTGCAG ATTGCAAACATTGTGTGCTCGAGCATTCAACCTCTTCAGTGTTACGCTGTTATC GGGTTGATTAATGGCAAATTGGCCTCCGATGAGAGCCTTCAGATAGTGCATCATTACATTGACAAGGGATTTAGAG CAATTGAAAAACTTCTGGAAGGATGTGACAGTAAATTTGCTACTGGAGATGAAGTCCAACTG GCGGACGTGTTCCTTGCGCCCCAGATACACGCTGGCATGACGCGCTTCGACATCGACATG TCGAAATATCCACATTTGGAGAGATTTTACAAAGCATACATGGAAATCCCAGCATTTCAAGCGGCACGCCCTGAAAACCAGCCAGACGCGCCTTCGCTCCCTCAGTGA